The following nucleotide sequence is from Methanolinea sp..
GGAGGAAGAGGACTACTACGCGGCGTATGACCGGATCTTTGGCCTCTCCCAGCACGGCTGGCTAAACATCCAGTCACTCCAGGTTAACCTGGAGTATGCAGGGGATGATTCCCTGGTCGCTCTCTTCAACTCCCTCCGGTCCCTCATCCCCTACCTGGTGGCCGTCAGCGCCGCCTCGCCGTTTGTGGAGGGGGCACCATCCGGGTCCATGGACAGCCGCCTTCTCTTTTACCGTGAGAACCAGCGCCAGGTCCCGCGTATCTGCAACGGGATCGTCCCGGACCTGCTCCATTCGCGGCAGGAGTACCTGGACTGGCTCGAAGGGATGTACAGGGAACTGCGCACGAAGGGAGGATCGGTGCTCTGCGAGGAGTGGGTGGCCTCCTACGGGGTTATCGTCAGGTTCTCCCGGCCCTGCGTCGAGCTCAAGGTCATGGACGAGCAGGAGTGCGTCGCCTCCGACATGGCCCTCTGCGCCTTCATCCGGGCCCTGCTGCGGGCCGATCTCCTGGGCCTTGAATCCGACCGCCGGGCCCTTCTCGAGATGACCGGGCAGGCCATTGCCAGGGGGACGGCCGGGCTTGAGCCCGAACTGCTCCGCCTCTTCCGCATGGCAGAGCGGCATGCCGCTCCCGGCGAACGCCCGTATCTCCCCTTCATCCGGGAGCGTATCGTCGGAGGGTCGCCGGCCGAGCTGCTCATGGACGACTGGCGGGACTCCCGCGACCTCCCGGCGATCATGGACAAAGCCGCCGTCTGCCTGTCCACCAACACCCCGTATCGTCCCGGGTAGTCCCGGCCCTTCACTTCCTCTTCCCGGCAAACAGGGCGACAATACAGCCGGTAATGGCCAGGACCGTCCCGATCCCGATCACCTCGGGGGTCAGCTGGACGAAGAGGAAGAGGCAGGAGGCGATGCCGAAGAACGGCAGCACCGGGAGGGGGCCGATCCTGCCCGGCACCCTGAACGGGCGGGCCCGCCCCGGGTCCCGGAGCCGGAGGATGATGACCGATGCGTTCACCACCAGGAAGGTGACGAACAGGGTGAAGTTCGAGACGTTGGCCACAAACTCGATATCTCCGGGGAAGAGGAATATACACGCCCCGATGCCGGCCACGATGACCGCCACCCACGGGGTCCGGCGCGTGGCGTGGACCCGGGCCAGGGGCCGGGGCAGGGTCCCTGACCGGGCCATGCCGTAGCTGATCCGGGATGAGGCAAGGAGCATGAGGAGCACGGTGTTTGCCGTGGCAAATAGGGCGATGACCGAGAGGAGCCGGGCCGCCCCCGGTCCCCAGGCTGCGACCGCCACTGCGGCGAACGGTGCATCGGAAGCGGCCAGGCCCTCCCACCCCACCACGCTCACCGCCGAGAAGCAGACCAGTACGTAGAGGACGGTGCACACCGCGAGCGCCACCATCAGCGCCCGGGGCACGGTCCGTTCCGGATCGGTGGTCTCCTCGGAGAACTTGACCATCTCCTCGAAGCCCATGTAGGCGAAGAAGACCAGCGCTGCGGCAGTGAAGACCCCGGAAATCCCGAGCGGCATCTCGAAGTAGTCGACCTTTCCCAGGTACGGGAGCCCGGCGATGATCACCAGGACGAGGCCGCACCCCTCGACCACGGTGAAGAGCCCGGCCAGCAGCGCACTCTCCCTGACGCCCACCACCAGGATCACGGAGAGGACGACGATCAGCCCGATTGCGGCAGGGAGGCGCGGTATGATGAGCAGTCCACCCAGGTAGCCGCCAAACCCGAGGGCCACGGTGGCCGCACCGACGATGCCTGAGAATATGATCAGCCAGCCGACCACGAAGGCCACGAACTCCCCCAGCGCGGCCGCCGTGTACTCGTACTCGGCCCCTGATTTCGGGAACATCGAGGAGAGCTCGGCATAGCTGAGCGCGGTAAAGAGGGCGACCACCGCGGAGATGGCAAACGAGAGCCAGACCGCGTTACCGGCCCCGGCTGCCGCTGTCCCGATCAGGGCATAGATCCCGGCCCCGAGGATGATGCCGATTCCCGAGAGGGTGACCTCGACAAACCCGAGCGACCGCGAGAGCCCGCCTGTCTCCATGAGAGATCCCATCTACTCCGCGGGCATTCAACTATTCGGCCGCCGGAGGGTTTCAGGCGATCTCCTGGACCATCCGCCCGTTCCGGAAGATGGAGATCTTCCCCCCGCTCTGGGAGACCACGATCCCGATGGCGCCGGTCACGAGCGTGATCCCCGCGATCGACGAATGCCGCGTCCCGAGCCCTTTCGGGACACCCACGGCGCTGGTGTCGATGGTGATGTAGCGGGCAGCGGCCTCGATCAGGCCGTCACCCCGGATCACGAAGGCGCCGTCCAGCTGGGCGAGCTCCTTGATGTTCTCCTTGAGGTCATGGTTGGTGACCATCCGGTCTGCGGTGTGGTGGCCGGCGAACGGGTTGAGGATCAGCTGGCGGGACTTGGCGAGCACGTTCTCGGTATCGCCGATGATGAACGCCGTGCCGACCTTCTTGCCTTCCCGGCCTTCCCGGGAGATCTCGAGGCAGATGGAGAAGACCGCGTCGAAGACCTCGTCGCTGATGTCGGTCCCGCCGATCACCCGCTCCTTCCACATGGCGGTGCTGATCCGCGGCCGTTCCCGGCTGGTGTGGTCGGTGATGTCGTGGCCGATGCAGACCACTTCGCTGACGTGCCCCCCGGCGTCCCGGATGGCCCTGGTGGTCCAGGCCACCCAGACCGGCGAGCCGTCCCGGGTCCGCATCCCGCTGATCCGGACCGCGACCCCTTCCCCGTTCAGGGCCGCGTCGCTTGCAAAACCGGTCGCCTCCCGGCCGCCGGCCTCGCCGGCGGGGATCAGGGTCCCGTGGATGTTCTTCCCGAGCAGTTCCTGCCTGGAGTAGCCAAAGAAGTTCTGGGCAAAGGTGTTGAAGAAGGTGATATTCCCTGCAAGGTCGATCTTCATGATCATGCTCGCGGCGTGCATCAGCAGCTCCCGGGTCCGGATATCGCTCTCCCTGACCGCCTCTTCCAGCCGTTTCTTCTCGGTGACGTCCTCGACGACCATCACCTGGCCCCGTGCAGGATCGCGGGTGTCGATGGCGTGGACCCTGAGCAGGCAGTGGACCGGGCTTCCGTCCTTCTTCTTGAGCATGGTCTCGGCCCGCCCCCAGCCGTCGGCATCGATGCTCAGGGTGAGTTCGCGGGAGGCCCGTTCAAACGATTCCCGGTCGGCGAAAAGGGCGGTCGCATTCTTCCCCACCAGCCCGCCCTCCTCGTACCCCAGCCCGGACGACATGCGGGTATTGGCCCACTCCATGGCGCCCCCCCGGATCAGGCAGATCCAGATGGGGGTGAGGGAGAGGAGGGACGAGAGGAGGTCGGTTCGCAGCACCTGCTCCCGCTCGAGTTTCTTCCGGAGCACGGCCTGGTAGACCAGGTCGCGGAGCTCGGTGAGGGGGGAGCGGGGCTCGAGTCCCTTCGAAAACACCACCTCGCCGGCGCTGTTCAGGTCCTTTAAGAGGACCCGGTCGCGGCCCAGACGGGTATAGAGTATGAACGGCGTGGTGTTCCCCTGGGCCCGGAGCTCCCTGAACAGCCCGATCCCGTTCATCTCGGGGAAGAACTCGATGCCGTCCACTTCCGGGAGCTGGTAGTAGGAGACGATGACGTCGTAGTTCCGGTCCCTGAGCACCTCGACGGCCTGCTTGGTGGATCCGACGGTATCCACGCGGACCTCCCCGCCCTTCTCGAGGAGCGATCGGGTGGCGTCGATGAGTTCGCTGTTGTCATGGACGAGCAGTATGTTGATCATCGGGTGCTCCGGGTTGTCACGGTACTGGTGGAGAGTCCAGGAATAAATAATTGTTGAATCCCAAAGCCAGATTGCTCAAATAATTACGGGTATTTTCCCACGGGGACCGGTCATTTATCCGGCTTTGGCCCGTCGCCGGACAGGAGCAGGAGCAGGGCCGAGGCGACCTCGAGCGAGGTGTACTCGTCCCCCATCATCTGCTGTACCCGGGCGGTGGCCGGGGCAAGGTCCTGCTCCTCGATCATCCTCCGCACCCGCCCGGTGAGGATCTCGGCTTTCCGGAGGGTGATCTCGTGGGCTGCCGGGACCGCCTGCTGGGCGATCCGGATCTTTGCGAACCGCTGGATGTCCCGGAGCTTCCACATCTCCCTGCCGGACACGAAGGTGAACGATGTGCCGGACTTGCCGGCCCGGCCGGTCCGCCCGATCCGGTGGATGTAGTACTCGGGGTCCTGGGGGACGTCGAAGTTGACGACGAGGTCGACATCGGGGACGTCGATCCCCCTGGCTGCCACGTCGGTGGCGACCAGGATGTCTATCCGGCCTTCGCGGAACTTTGCCATGACCCGTTCCCGCTGGGCCTGGTTCATGTCGCCGTGGAGTCCTTCGGCGAGGTATCCCCGGGCCTGGAGGTGGTTGACCACTTCGTCGACCCGCCGCTTGGTGTTGGCGAAGACCAGGGTAAGCTTAGGGTCGTGGAGGTCGAGGAGCCGGGAGAGGACATCGATCTTTCCCGATTCCCGGACCTCGAAGTAAGACTGCTCGATCTTCGGCACCGAGAGCCTGTCGTGCATGACCTGGACGGTCCGGGGGTCGTTCAGGTACCTGGCCGAGAGATCCCTGATCTCTTTTGACATGGTCGCCGAGAAGAGCACTGTCTGGCGCTGGCCGGGGATCTTTTTCAGGATGGCTTCGATGTCGTCCCGGAAGCCCATGTCGAGCATCTCGTCGGCTTCGTCGAGCACCACGGTCCGCACCGCGGACAGGTCGATGGACCGCCGGTCGAGGTGGTCGAGGAGCCGGCCGGGGGTGGCGATCACCACCTGCACCCCGGACCGGAGGGCGTGCAGCTGCCGCTCGATGGGCTGGCCGCCGTAGACCGGGAGGATGACGATTCCCTTCCGGTACTTCGCAAGCTTCCGGAGCTCTTCGGAGACCTGGATGGCGAGCTCCCTGGTGGGGCAGATTACCAGGGCCTGGGGTTTCTTCTCGCCAGGCTTCACTGCTTCGATGATGGGGATACCGTAGGCGGCGGTCTTCCCGGTCCCGGTGTGGGCCTGGCCGATGACGTCTTTTCCGTCCCGCAGCAGGGGGATGGCGAGGGACTGGATGGGGGTGGGTTCCTCGAAGCCCTGGTCGCCCACCGCCCGCTGGATATCCGTGGTGAGGCCGAGGTCGGCGAAGGAGAGGGTTCTCACGGCGGGACCTCCGGAGGAAGGGAAGGGTTGTCGAAAAACAGGGTAATTTTCATAAGTCGTGTATAGTGATCCTCGCTTGGGGAGCATAGTTCTTTGCAGGACGGCAAAAGGGCATAGCCTGGGCAGTTCCCGGGACTGGTGCCACCCGGGACCGGTTCCCCTCCGTGTTGTTTTGCCCGGTGATTCGGCCACGGGCAGGCGCCCGGTAAAGCCTGGCCGCCTCTCCGGCGACCTCTTCAGAGTAGAGAATCCGATAAGCGGTCCCGGCAACCCCCGGTCTCAATGACAGAGATGACCGGGTCATGGCCCCGATCGACAGGACGGTCCGGTTAGTGGCTGGCTCTCAGCGAGAAAAGCGGATAGGTCCCACGACCCTCCCGGTTTCCTGGCGCCAGTCCGGGGAGAGGGGATCCTGTGCGAGCGCCCTCTGTCCACCACGGGGGCCCAACCGCATCCTCCAGCGGAAGTTTCCCATCGATGGTGGCTGCCCGGTCCGCATCGCCGTCGTGTGCAACCCCAGAGCCTGCCCCTGTTGCCCGTACCGGGAAGCCCCGTATAAGCGCCGGGGGTGAACCCGGCGGCATATACCGTTCAGACACCGGGCTTCCCGGCATTTTCGCCGAGGGTCGGGGGCTTTCCCCTGGCAGATATCCTCGATCGCTTCCTCTGTCCCTGCCGGCGTCTCCCTGCCGGGCGGTTCCTGGTCGCAGGCGTCATCGATGAGACGGCTTACCGCCTCATCGCCAGGTCTCCCGGGGGATGAAGCCCGGGGGATGGAGCCCGGGGGATGGAGCCCGGGGGATGGAGCCCGGGGGCTCCCGGGGCGGAAACTTCATCGCCTGGCGGAGCCGGTTTGCCGTCTTGCGACATGGC
It contains:
- a CDS encoding DEAD/DEAH box helicase, with amino-acid sequence MRTLSFADLGLTTDIQRAVGDQGFEEPTPIQSLAIPLLRDGKDVIGQAHTGTGKTAAYGIPIIEAVKPGEKKPQALVICPTRELAIQVSEELRKLAKYRKGIVILPVYGGQPIERQLHALRSGVQVVIATPGRLLDHLDRRSIDLSAVRTVVLDEADEMLDMGFRDDIEAILKKIPGQRQTVLFSATMSKEIRDLSARYLNDPRTVQVMHDRLSVPKIEQSYFEVRESGKIDVLSRLLDLHDPKLTLVFANTKRRVDEVVNHLQARGYLAEGLHGDMNQAQRERVMAKFREGRIDILVATDVAARGIDVPDVDLVVNFDVPQDPEYYIHRIGRTGRAGKSGTSFTFVSGREMWKLRDIQRFAKIRIAQQAVPAAHEITLRKAEILTGRVRRMIEEQDLAPATARVQQMMGDEYTSLEVASALLLLLSGDGPKPDK
- a CDS encoding amino acid permease, with amino-acid sequence MGSLMETGGLSRSLGFVEVTLSGIGIILGAGIYALIGTAAAGAGNAVWLSFAISAVVALFTALSYAELSSMFPKSGAEYEYTAAALGEFVAFVVGWLIIFSGIVGAATVALGFGGYLGGLLIIPRLPAAIGLIVVLSVILVVGVRESALLAGLFTVVEGCGLVLVIIAGLPYLGKVDYFEMPLGISGVFTAAALVFFAYMGFEEMVKFSEETTDPERTVPRALMVALAVCTVLYVLVCFSAVSVVGWEGLAASDAPFAAVAVAAWGPGAARLLSVIALFATANTVLLMLLASSRISYGMARSGTLPRPLARVHATRRTPWVAVIVAGIGACIFLFPGDIEFVANVSNFTLFVTFLVVNASVIILRLRDPGRARPFRVPGRIGPLPVLPFFGIASCLFLFVQLTPEVIGIGTVLAITGCIVALFAGKRK
- a CDS encoding PAS domain S-box protein → MINILLVHDNSELIDATRSLLEKGGEVRVDTVGSTKQAVEVLRDRNYDVIVSYYQLPEVDGIEFFPEMNGIGLFRELRAQGNTTPFILYTRLGRDRVLLKDLNSAGEVVFSKGLEPRSPLTELRDLVYQAVLRKKLEREQVLRTDLLSSLLSLTPIWICLIRGGAMEWANTRMSSGLGYEEGGLVGKNATALFADRESFERASRELTLSIDADGWGRAETMLKKKDGSPVHCLLRVHAIDTRDPARGQVMVVEDVTEKKRLEEAVRESDIRTRELLMHAASMIMKIDLAGNITFFNTFAQNFFGYSRQELLGKNIHGTLIPAGEAGGREATGFASDAALNGEGVAVRISGMRTRDGSPVWVAWTTRAIRDAGGHVSEVVCIGHDITDHTSRERPRISTAMWKERVIGGTDISDEVFDAVFSICLEISREGREGKKVGTAFIIGDTENVLAKSRQLILNPFAGHHTADRMVTNHDLKENIKELAQLDGAFVIRGDGLIEAAARYITIDTSAVGVPKGLGTRHSSIAGITLVTGAIGIVVSQSGGKISIFRNGRMVQEIA